The Ignatzschineria rhizosphaerae genome contains a region encoding:
- a CDS encoding head completion/stabilization protein, with product MSGLTAITESKKVGEVNYISFWPSITVAELHKDYRLYSAITDEQSLKALEIAYITVTDALDEYAEAKEREGIAKLEELPSERERSRQVRLFKEAVYSLAKQKINEEYIDVDLARKPGQDVKAATNDSTLTLNANYNMAIRRFLGQSASLVALV from the coding sequence ATGAGTGGTTTAACAGCAATAACAGAGAGTAAAAAAGTTGGAGAAGTGAATTACATCAGCTTCTGGCCGTCTATTACTGTTGCTGAATTACACAAAGATTATCGCCTTTACTCAGCAATTACGGATGAGCAAAGCTTAAAAGCTTTAGAAATAGCGTACATCACGGTTACTGATGCTTTAGATGAATATGCAGAAGCCAAAGAGCGTGAAGGTATTGCAAAACTCGAAGAGTTACCGAGTGAACGTGAGCGTTCACGTCAAGTCAGACTATTTAAAGAAGCGGTCTATTCACTTGCAAAGCAGAAGATTAACGAAGAGTACATTGATGTTGATCTTGCAAGAAAGCCAGGGCAAGACGTTAAAGCAGCAACTAATGATTCAACGCTCACACTAAATGCCAATTACAACATGGCAATCCGCAGATTCTTAGGCCAGTCAGCCTCTCTTGTGGCGTTAGTGTAA
- a CDS encoding glycoside hydrolase family 108 protein, translated as MGLNLDKYQEARFQAFTDEVIRIEGGHVNDPDDPGGETNYGIAKRLAEAHGYKGRMIDLTKAEAKEIYRKAFWNDSLASNIMNDAAFNIYLLSIHSGHKQTTLILQRAVGVTDDGVIGANTLNAISNASEALLIEALCYRTLDFYVIISPKTQYKYIQGWRNRLLASRRINWKERINEYERLL; from the coding sequence ATGGGATTAAATTTGGATAAATACCAGGAAGCACGATTCCAAGCTTTCACAGATGAAGTTATTCGTATTGAAGGCGGCCATGTTAATGACCCTGATGATCCAGGGGGCGAAACAAACTACGGCATTGCCAAACGCTTAGCAGAAGCTCATGGCTATAAAGGAAGAATGATCGATCTTACCAAAGCTGAGGCGAAAGAGATTTACCGCAAGGCGTTTTGGAATGATTCACTTGCTTCAAACATCATGAATGATGCTGCTTTTAATATCTATCTGCTCTCAATTCATTCTGGCCATAAGCAAACAACGCTAATTCTACAACGTGCGGTTGGTGTAACAGATGATGGGGTGATTGGTGCTAATACGTTAAATGCGATCTCAAACGCTTCTGAAGCATTACTCATTGAAGCGCTCTGTTACAGAACATTAGATTTTTACGTCATTATCTCCCCTAAAACTCAATACAAGTATATCCAAGGGTGGCGCAATCGCTTATTAGCAAGTCGCCGTATCAACTGGAAGGAGCGTATCAATGAATATGAAAGATTACTTTAG
- a CDS encoding tetratricopeptide repeat protein, giving the protein MFEYLLTRISAAFKNKVDLYRMGTFYYEGKYVQKDYRKATQYLQKAVNKKYTKALYYLGLIELEKSESAIDLALALRYFLLSKNEEPRAITEINKLEEKISQLPNTPDNTALLFKIGYMYANDVIIGLSVPKAVSFYELAANRDHHYARTELAKLLTKSRPGITKDLPRAKALLEMPAQEGFSPAIIALQDLLTAHPELKNSPEQ; this is encoded by the coding sequence ATGTTTGAATATCTCCTCACTAGAATCTCAGCAGCTTTCAAAAATAAGGTCGATCTCTATCGTATGGGTACTTTCTATTATGAAGGGAAATATGTTCAGAAGGATTATCGTAAAGCAACGCAATATTTGCAAAAAGCGGTTAATAAAAAATACACTAAAGCACTCTATTATTTGGGCTTAATCGAATTAGAAAAAAGCGAATCAGCGATCGACTTAGCGCTTGCACTTCGCTACTTTCTTCTCTCTAAAAATGAAGAGCCTCGGGCCATTACGGAGATTAACAAGTTAGAAGAGAAAATCTCACAGTTACCTAATACACCTGACAATACCGCGCTTCTTTTTAAGATTGGCTACATGTATGCCAATGATGTCATCATCGGATTGAGCGTTCCTAAAGCAGTCTCTTTTTATGAGCTTGCCGCAAACCGAGATCATCATTATGCAAGAACCGAGCTTGCCAAACTCCTCACAAAATCACGCCCAGGCATCACCAAAGATCTCCCAAGGGCAAAGGCTTTATTAGAAATGCCGGCACAAGAAGGCTTCTCTCCAGCGATTATTGCCTTACAAGATCTTTTAACAGCGCATCCGGAACTTAAAAATAGCCCTGAACAATAG
- the argF gene encoding ornithine carbamoyltransferase encodes MQPNLRQRHFLKLLDFTKEEILYLVGLAEDLKRAKRAGIEERRLTGKNIALIFEKSSTRTRCASEVAAVDQGAVTSYLGSDGTQIGHKESMKDTARVLGDMYDAILYRGFSQDVLENELAAYAGVPVYNGLTDEFHPTQMLADLLTMKENSDKPVSALSYAYLGDARNNMGNSHLVMAAKLGVDFRVGAPKHLWPEEALIKQCQELAKVSGATLTFTDNAEEAVKGVDFIHTDVWVSMGEPEDAWRDRIAQLKAFQVNAALMRATGNKNTKFMHCLPAFHNRETTVGEWIYQTFGLDGVEVTEEVFESAQGVQFQQAGNRMHTIKAVMVATLG; translated from the coding sequence ATGCAACCGAATTTACGTCAAAGACATTTTCTGAAGCTACTTGATTTTACAAAAGAAGAAATTTTATATCTCGTAGGACTTGCTGAAGACTTGAAAAGAGCAAAGCGAGCAGGAATTGAAGAGCGACGATTAACCGGCAAAAATATTGCGCTAATTTTTGAGAAATCTTCCACAAGAACTCGCTGCGCATCTGAAGTTGCAGCAGTAGATCAAGGTGCTGTTACAAGTTATTTAGGAAGTGATGGTACACAGATCGGTCATAAAGAATCGATGAAAGATACCGCGCGCGTACTAGGTGATATGTATGATGCGATTCTCTATCGTGGTTTTAGTCAAGATGTGCTTGAGAATGAGCTTGCAGCTTATGCCGGAGTTCCTGTCTATAATGGTTTAACCGATGAATTTCACCCAACACAAATGCTCGCTGATCTTTTAACGATGAAAGAGAATAGTGATAAACCTGTCTCAGCCTTAAGTTACGCTTATCTTGGGGATGCTCGTAATAATATGGGGAATTCTCATCTAGTAATGGCGGCAAAGCTTGGAGTAGATTTCCGTGTCGGAGCGCCAAAACATCTCTGGCCGGAAGAAGCATTGATTAAGCAGTGTCAAGAACTTGCAAAAGTAAGTGGCGCGACATTAACCTTTACAGATAATGCTGAAGAAGCAGTAAAAGGCGTTGATTTTATCCATACAGATGTGTGGGTTTCAATGGGGGAGCCAGAAGATGCATGGCGTGATCGTATTGCACAATTAAAAGCATTCCAAGTCAATGCTGCATTAATGCGTGCAACAGGTAATAAGAATACGAAGTTCATGCACTGCTTGCCGGCATTTCATAACCGTGAAACAACAGTCGGTGAATGGATCTATCAAACCTTTGGTTTAGATGGCGTGGAAGTCACAGAAGAGGTTTTTGAAAGTGCACAAGGCGTTCAATTCCAACAAGCAGGTAACCGCATGCATACAATCAAAGCAGTAATGGTTGCGACATTAGGTTAA
- a CDS encoding phage tail protein — MINGLKKLVEKYVKDPASVEIWIDEGSVEQEYFSLYLKELVVINLTNMIKPYPSVLGAIRVWYEENNGGLTEDELKKGMNFDVEVIKENDAFMQVRLKVRNRYIMKDDEGMIDAIHCP, encoded by the coding sequence ATGATTAATGGACTTAAAAAGCTAGTTGAGAAATATGTAAAAGACCCAGCATCTGTCGAGATCTGGATAGATGAAGGTAGCGTTGAACAGGAATATTTTTCTCTTTATCTCAAAGAATTAGTTGTCATTAATCTAACAAACATGATCAAGCCCTACCCTTCTGTATTAGGTGCGATTCGTGTTTGGTACGAAGAGAACAATGGTGGCTTAACAGAGGATGAACTTAAAAAAGGTATGAATTTTGATGTTGAAGTCATCAAAGAAAATGATGCTTTTATGCAAGTACGCCTCAAAGTCAGAAACCGCTACATCATGAAAGATGATGAAGGAATGATAGATGCAATTCACTGTCCATGA
- the gpM gene encoding phage terminase small subunit, translating to MPHRIKKMREAIAAQISAAVAETQSTNPILAELEGNLRGDILEMKSMESMQHRHFAKKYKVPKYMHYVSGIVAQDVAVNDPITRMMLVWSADAMLIDEFIQIARYMVKFDIPMPEGFKVSVQTFITDSAKTMTAHDGNDQFKAITATQAEEIYQIIASIEAPEQQPNDQSYAKFLRELGKKVEALKSKASFQRAKEYYEKALELDQKVGAKNDLERVNKQLNDSEKVPK from the coding sequence ATGCCCCATCGCATTAAAAAAATGCGAGAAGCGATTGCAGCACAAATCAGTGCTGCAGTAGCTGAAACGCAGAGCACAAATCCGATTCTCGCAGAACTTGAAGGGAATCTCCGTGGTGACATTCTAGAAATGAAAAGCATGGAATCAATGCAACACAGACACTTTGCGAAGAAATATAAAGTACCAAAATACATGCATTATGTTTCAGGGATTGTTGCTCAAGATGTTGCAGTTAATGATCCCATCACTCGCATGATGCTCGTCTGGTCTGCTGATGCAATGCTCATTGATGAGTTTATACAGATTGCAAGATACATGGTGAAGTTTGATATTCCAATGCCTGAAGGATTTAAGGTGTCGGTTCAGACATTTATCACTGATTCAGCAAAAACAATGACAGCACATGATGGTAATGACCAATTTAAAGCAATTACAGCAACCCAAGCTGAAGAGATTTACCAAATCATTGCAAGCATTGAAGCGCCAGAACAACAACCGAATGATCAGTCTTATGCAAAGTTCTTAAGAGAACTAGGTAAAAAAGTAGAAGCACTGAAGTCAAAGGCAAGCTTCCAGCGAGCGAAGGAATACTACGAAAAAGCGCTCGAACTTGATCAAAAGGTTGGTGCTAAGAATGACTTAGAGCGTGTTAACAAGCAATTAAATGATTCTGAAAAAGTACCTAAATAA
- a CDS encoding P2 family phage major capsid protein, translating to MRVLLNSTAESGISAFFKSQAEHNNVSFEFVAEGNAFSVIPSVEHRWITGLQDASPFLKRITMSTCDEMIVNDLNYEAGGIVSGRTDTTKNDRKTKEMGTVKGVKYECVVIDHDTHIKFSDLNRWSTTDRNKFLDRINDRRRTSKMNDIVMIGWHGIKAADETDPTKNPLGEDVAIGWLQHVRTNKPTNVLKDAITIGKNGDYANLDALVIGLKAQIPMYKRKDLVVLASSDLVDARSMGLAETADVSETAGKKVGLAATYLSNGDEVLTPDYFPEKTVIVTNLANLHHLTKKGSTNIHPNVNSARSQLELFNQALETYAIGDYEQIIIAENVTVAVPLDEANGGE from the coding sequence ATGAGAGTTTTATTAAATTCAACCGCCGAATCTGGCATCTCAGCATTCTTTAAGAGTCAAGCAGAGCATAACAATGTCTCTTTTGAGTTTGTTGCTGAAGGAAATGCCTTTTCAGTTATTCCAAGCGTTGAACATCGCTGGATTACCGGATTACAAGATGCATCTCCGTTTCTTAAGCGTATCACAATGTCAACTTGTGATGAAATGATCGTGAATGACCTCAATTATGAAGCTGGCGGTATTGTTTCAGGTCGTACTGATACAACTAAAAATGATCGAAAAACAAAAGAAATGGGCACAGTCAAAGGGGTGAAATATGAATGTGTCGTGATCGATCACGATACGCATATTAAATTCAGCGATCTCAATCGTTGGTCTACTACAGATCGCAATAAATTTTTAGATCGTATCAATGATCGCCGACGCACGTCAAAAATGAACGATATCGTCATGATCGGTTGGCATGGTATTAAAGCCGCTGATGAGACTGATCCAACAAAGAATCCTCTAGGTGAGGATGTAGCTATCGGCTGGCTTCAGCATGTACGTACAAATAAACCTACGAATGTATTGAAAGATGCAATTACGATCGGAAAAAACGGTGACTACGCAAACCTTGATGCATTAGTCATTGGTCTTAAAGCTCAAATCCCGATGTATAAACGTAAAGATCTCGTTGTTTTGGCTTCTAGTGATTTAGTTGATGCGAGAAGCATGGGCTTAGCTGAAACAGCTGATGTCAGTGAAACAGCAGGAAAAAAAGTAGGCTTAGCAGCAACTTATCTATCCAATGGAGATGAAGTCTTAACCCCTGATTACTTCCCTGAAAAAACAGTGATTGTCACAAACCTCGCAAACTTGCATCACTTAACAAAAAAAGGCAGTACTAATATTCACCCAAACGTAAATAGCGCTCGCTCACAGTTAGAACTTTTCAACCAAGCGCTTGAAACATACGCCATCGGTGATTATGAGCAAATCATTATCGCTGAAAACGTCACTGTTGCGGTTCCTTTGGATGAAGCAAACGGAGGTGAATAA
- a CDS encoding phage virion morphogenesis protein → MQFTVHDQELNDELSALMRNVKPSARRKMAKVIAMRIRGNRAGQIKKNVDPDFNKFAPRRPQKNKNAPKGLMFKKLSRKAKRLMFIENSAEEAMVGFRGKNIHILETHQEGGEATVNKLGLKVRYPERRLLGIGKTERIIVRDEITKALADKTSLES, encoded by the coding sequence ATGCAATTCACTGTCCATGATCAAGAGTTAAATGATGAACTCTCTGCTCTTATGCGAAATGTAAAACCTAGTGCCAGAAGAAAAATGGCAAAGGTTATTGCGATGAGAATTCGTGGAAACCGAGCTGGCCAGATTAAAAAGAATGTTGATCCAGACTTCAACAAGTTTGCCCCAAGAAGGCCGCAGAAGAACAAAAATGCACCAAAAGGGCTGATGTTTAAAAAGCTTAGTAGAAAAGCCAAGCGCTTAATGTTTATTGAAAATAGTGCAGAAGAAGCAATGGTCGGTTTTCGGGGTAAAAATATTCACATATTAGAAACCCACCAGGAAGGGGGAGAAGCAACAGTTAACAAACTCGGTTTAAAAGTGAGATACCCCGAGCGCAGGTTATTAGGAATCGGTAAAACTGAAAGAATCATCGTAAGAGACGAAATTACCAAAGCTCTTGCAGATAAAACTAGTTTGGAGTCATAA
- a CDS encoding DUF2681 domain-containing protein: protein MKNIKQLLGFVLSALSFVFYLLLQREQSKRESVEKELEASKMQNSAAKETLKAIEVKKDVENRNKRDPRDTDERLHDKGYLRDKP, encoded by the coding sequence GTGAAGAATATTAAGCAGCTTCTAGGTTTTGTTTTAAGTGCCCTGTCATTCGTCTTCTATCTTCTTTTGCAACGAGAGCAATCCAAACGTGAATCTGTCGAAAAAGAGCTGGAAGCAAGCAAAATGCAAAACAGTGCAGCTAAGGAAACACTAAAAGCAATTGAGGTGAAAAAAGATGTGGAAAATCGCAATAAGCGTGACCCTCGCGATACTGATGAGCGCTTGCACGACAAAGGTTATCTACGAGACAAACCCTGA
- a CDS encoding GPO family capsid scaffolding protein, translated as MSEAIRHGLKKTGWFRVAVSGETVDGRVITAQEIIEMAETYDPEVYGARINLDHIRGWYIDSEFKMYGDVFSVKSEEITLFGEKRQALYVQLGVSQDLVAINKKGQKIYSSIEMNRNFAGKGKAYLVGLACTDNPASLGTDVLQFSALFGVETFKTDPHEADFSFSEDEETTEEKKFSIKRFVADLFKEKASETFNQEDLEGAFSEIAKVFDEREESLNSKFKTQQTAFEELRTEFNTLKEKLSKEPAKTQTFTPVVQLENPNSDGFGKTEY; from the coding sequence ATGAGTGAAGCAATTCGACATGGACTTAAAAAAACCGGATGGTTTCGAGTCGCCGTGTCAGGTGAAACTGTTGATGGAAGAGTCATCACAGCACAAGAAATCATTGAAATGGCAGAAACATATGACCCTGAAGTATATGGCGCACGCATCAACTTAGATCATATTCGCGGTTGGTATATTGATTCAGAATTTAAAATGTATGGTGATGTCTTTAGTGTTAAATCCGAAGAAATTACTCTTTTCGGAGAAAAACGCCAAGCTTTATATGTCCAACTTGGTGTTTCTCAGGATTTAGTAGCCATCAATAAGAAAGGGCAAAAAATCTACTCATCAATTGAAATGAATCGAAATTTTGCTGGCAAAGGGAAAGCCTACCTTGTAGGTCTTGCTTGTACTGATAATCCTGCAAGCTTAGGAACTGACGTTCTACAATTTTCTGCCCTATTCGGTGTTGAAACATTTAAAACCGATCCACACGAAGCTGATTTCTCATTTAGTGAAGATGAAGAAACCACAGAAGAGAAAAAATTCTCTATTAAAAGATTTGTGGCGGATCTCTTTAAAGAGAAGGCATCCGAAACTTTCAATCAAGAGGATCTCGAAGGAGCATTTTCAGAGATTGCAAAAGTATTTGATGAGCGAGAAGAATCTTTAAATTCTAAGTTTAAAACTCAGCAAACAGCATTTGAAGAACTTCGCACTGAGTTCAACACACTCAAGGAAAAGCTCTCAAAAGAGCCGGCAAAAACCCAAACATTTACCCCTGTCGTGCAGTTAGAGAATCCTAACAGTGACGGCTTCGGCAAAACAGAATATTAG
- a CDS encoding terminase large subunit domain-containing protein, whose translation MAQITLPPLTIPEEDQARILYFAGWTLTDIATRLERPVSTVSAWKTNRKWDSATTFQRLQNGVETRYLMLIYKENKSNADYKELDQLKRHLQDLFFPKDEDAGGGKKKKKRTAKNISPEEFAEIINEAWEGAGFKYQKDFLKESAKHKISMLLKGRQTGLTWSLAIGRCLVRAVNLKHDQIYISASQKQAFQARDYIKRFVKEHTGIELSGVEDIELPNGAKIYFLATNFATAQGYSGDVTVDEYAWMLNFDLLTEVVKACATLKQYTIVMSSTPSMASHPSHNAWKGITESNKAGVKFTKKQTQKGILCEDHTYRKTITVEDAVAGGNELIDIDQLKQLFPDNYHFLYMAEWLKKSNSLFDAATIMRNMVPAFSEWFDYNEHLKRPYEDRPVILGYDPALKKDASAVVVIALPTPEYPFYRVLEKYNFFGNKFEEQAKEIKKLTERFNVVHIGIDTTAIGAAVYPLVKAFFHNTTGKQGTSQLKYLLVTQMQGLFRQNRVKFPIDWTDLFECFMAISLATTRADSVVIETSRSQANAHGDYAWSTMYGIGFYEDITGETHQQEGRGGVL comes from the coding sequence ATGGCTCAAATAACTCTCCCCCCTTTAACTATTCCAGAAGAAGATCAGGCAAGGATTCTTTACTTTGCCGGCTGGACTTTAACCGATATTGCAACAAGGTTGGAAAGACCTGTGAGCACGGTTTCAGCGTGGAAAACTAATCGAAAATGGGATAGTGCAACGACATTTCAACGCTTACAAAATGGTGTTGAAACACGTTATTTGATGCTCATTTATAAAGAGAATAAGAGCAATGCTGACTATAAAGAGTTAGATCAGCTTAAAAGGCATTTACAGGATCTCTTCTTTCCTAAAGATGAAGATGCCGGCGGCGGTAAGAAGAAAAAGAAAAGAACTGCTAAAAATATTTCGCCAGAAGAGTTTGCGGAAATTATTAATGAGGCTTGGGAAGGGGCAGGATTCAAGTATCAGAAAGATTTTTTAAAAGAATCTGCAAAGCACAAAATCTCAATGCTGTTGAAAGGCCGTCAAACTGGTCTTACTTGGTCATTGGCGATAGGGCGCTGTTTAGTACGTGCAGTGAACTTAAAGCATGATCAGATTTATATCTCAGCGTCACAGAAGCAAGCTTTCCAAGCTCGTGATTATATTAAGCGATTCGTGAAAGAACACACTGGTATTGAATTATCGGGTGTTGAAGATATTGAATTGCCTAATGGTGCAAAGATTTATTTCTTAGCGACAAACTTTGCGACGGCACAGGGATATTCTGGGGATGTAACAGTTGATGAGTACGCATGGATGCTCAACTTTGATCTGCTCACTGAAGTAGTGAAAGCATGTGCAACGCTAAAGCAATACACAATTGTGATGAGCTCAACACCAAGTATGGCATCCCATCCATCTCATAATGCCTGGAAAGGGATTACAGAAAGTAATAAAGCAGGTGTTAAATTCACGAAGAAACAGACGCAAAAAGGGATTCTCTGTGAAGATCATACTTATCGTAAAACTATCACAGTTGAGGATGCTGTTGCCGGCGGTAATGAGCTTATTGATATTGATCAGCTTAAACAGTTATTCCCTGATAACTATCATTTCTTGTATATGGCTGAGTGGCTTAAAAAGAGCAATTCACTCTTTGATGCTGCAACAATCATGCGAAACATGGTGCCGGCATTTAGTGAGTGGTTCGATTATAACGAGCACTTAAAGAGGCCGTATGAAGATCGTCCTGTCATTCTTGGATATGATCCTGCACTTAAAAAAGATGCGAGTGCTGTTGTGGTGATTGCGTTACCAACACCTGAATATCCATTTTATCGAGTACTTGAAAAGTACAACTTCTTTGGTAACAAATTTGAAGAGCAAGCAAAAGAGATTAAGAAGCTCACAGAGCGTTTTAATGTTGTGCATATCGGTATCGATACAACTGCAATTGGTGCTGCAGTCTACCCATTAGTGAAAGCATTTTTCCATAACACGACAGGGAAGCAGGGAACATCTCAGCTTAAATATTTATTGGTCACCCAAATGCAAGGGCTATTTAGACAAAACAGAGTGAAATTTCCGATCGATTGGACTGATCTTTTTGAGTGCTTCATGGCGATATCGCTCGCAACAACAAGAGCTGATTCAGTCGTTATTGAAACATCAAGGTCACAGGCAAATGCGCATGGTGACTATGCTTGGTCAACGATGTATGGAATTGGATTTTATGAAGATATTACAGGTGAAACTCACCAACAAGAAGGACGCGGAGGCGTTTTATAA
- a CDS encoding GPW/gp25 family protein has protein sequence MIDRNTGLPISENEHIIQSLLDIATTAIGTRVMRRDYGTILVPKIDAPMNAEYRMLLMSSLMMAFTQYEPRIEIRRINLKIDMPGHPKIEIEAVKKETNDTFTFEREIK, from the coding sequence ATGATCGATAGAAATACAGGTTTACCCATTTCTGAGAATGAACACATCATTCAATCACTCTTAGATATTGCGACAACAGCGATAGGTACAAGAGTGATGAGAAGAGATTACGGCACGATCTTAGTACCCAAGATCGATGCCCCAATGAATGCCGAATATCGAATGCTTTTAATGAGCTCATTGATGATGGCATTTACACAATATGAACCACGCATTGAGATACGCAGAATCAACTTGAAAATTGATATGCCTGGGCATCCGAAAATTGAGATCGAAGCAGTCAAAAAAGAGACGAATGACACATTTACTTTTGAGAGGGAGATTAAATAA
- a CDS encoding tetratricopeptide repeat protein, whose protein sequence is MIKRALIYTSFILMLTGCLSFPTSSKKSQEPQPISPQHIEMVKTLNAEELAKLANKGDQYAQYYLGNKYAQGADVPQDISTAKRFWQQSADQGNANALYNIGMIYFTGQGEPKSFETALNYFQRSAQAGNTRAALNAASMLEAGQGTMVNIPAAAQMYQIAAPTQPHAAYRLGLLYTQDTPDFPADYQQAFQLFQQAATSGDRFAPRALSIIQNYPPEEAKDLLRRLNTRI, encoded by the coding sequence ATGATTAAACGTGCCCTTATTTATACATCTTTCATCCTGATGTTAACAGGATGTCTCTCTTTCCCTACCAGCTCTAAAAAAAGCCAAGAACCACAACCTATCTCTCCACAGCATATTGAGATGGTTAAAACTCTAAATGCCGAAGAGCTTGCGAAGCTTGCTAATAAAGGCGATCAATATGCGCAATACTACCTTGGTAATAAATACGCTCAAGGCGCTGACGTACCGCAAGACATCTCTACCGCTAAACGCTTCTGGCAGCAATCAGCCGATCAAGGCAATGCTAACGCACTATATAATATTGGAATGATCTACTTTACAGGGCAAGGCGAACCTAAGAGTTTTGAAACAGCTTTAAATTACTTCCAACGTTCAGCACAAGCAGGCAATACCCGTGCCGCACTAAATGCAGCGTCCATGCTTGAAGCAGGACAAGGTACAATGGTCAATATTCCGGCAGCTGCACAAATGTATCAAATTGCAGCACCAACACAGCCGCACGCTGCATACCGCTTAGGGCTACTCTATACACAAGATACCCCAGACTTCCCAGCTGATTACCAACAAGCCTTCCAACTTTTCCAGCAAGCGGCAACTAGTGGCGATCGCTTTGCACCACGGGCATTAAGTATTATTCAAAACTATCCGCCGGAAGAAGCGAAAGATCTTTTAAGAAGATTAAATACTAGAATCTAA
- a CDS encoding phage portal protein produces the protein MTNKRKEDEGQIITFGINEEITEKNIYEMLGFQWDGGHELYYRQPYNYWKLHLASMGAALHETSLNFKTRFATSYFESNSYLRKSEFKKFFYDYMIFGHAYLAINKARLGNVLSLSHLPSFYMRVGKQGGAYLVNPAELNEPMYFPDVLIQKNYDPSQTIYGKPDYLSALPSVSLNQNATAFRIRYYKNGSHAGFILSVSGKISDGLFDDIKKALRQSKGDGNFQNLLINMPEGNKDSVQLIPIADIGAKDEFNLIKRATDRDINAIHRVPPIFMGIAPENAGGFGKPEEYLETFYNNEMLPIFSELEDLNADLGVKAFVFREYSKKEDI, from the coding sequence ATGACAAATAAACGTAAAGAAGATGAAGGCCAAATCATTACATTTGGTATTAATGAAGAAATAACAGAGAAAAATATCTATGAGATGCTGGGTTTTCAGTGGGATGGCGGTCATGAGCTTTATTACAGACAGCCATACAATTATTGGAAGCTTCATCTTGCAAGTATGGGCGCTGCGCTTCATGAAACGAGCTTAAACTTTAAGACACGCTTTGCCACATCTTATTTTGAATCTAATTCATATTTAAGAAAGTCTGAGTTTAAGAAGTTCTTCTATGATTATATGATCTTTGGCCATGCTTATTTAGCAATTAACAAAGCTCGATTAGGAAATGTGTTATCGCTTTCTCATCTGCCTTCATTTTATATGCGAGTAGGTAAGCAAGGTGGGGCATATTTGGTGAATCCAGCAGAACTTAATGAGCCGATGTATTTTCCTGATGTACTGATTCAAAAGAACTATGATCCATCCCAAACTATTTACGGTAAGCCTGATTATCTCTCAGCTTTACCATCTGTAAGCTTGAATCAAAATGCTACGGCCTTCCGCATTCGTTATTATAAAAATGGGTCACATGCCGGTTTTATTTTGTCAGTAAGCGGCAAGATTAGTGATGGTCTTTTTGATGATATTAAAAAGGCATTAAGGCAATCAAAAGGGGATGGAAACTTCCAAAACTTACTTATCAATATGCCAGAAGGTAATAAGGATAGCGTTCAATTAATACCAATTGCAGATATTGGTGCAAAAGATGAATTTAATCTCATTAAAAGAGCAACGGATCGGGATATTAACGCGATTCACCGTGTACCACCTATATTCATGGGAATAGCACCAGAGAATGCTGGCGGGTTTGGGAAGCCAGAAGAGTATTTGGAGACATTCTACAACAATGAAATGCTACCGATCTTTAGTGAATTAGAAGATTTGAACGCTGATTTAGGCGTGAAAGCTTTCGTATTTAGAGAATATTCTAAAAAAGAAGATATATAG
- a CDS encoding DUF2644 domain-containing protein: MKVNVLECLKNSNERIDSNKTLAFFGAIIGAIVLIILAIKGHPGIEWLFGTFLLATLGQLPSKGLNELGRLKVERSNPQTFRLEGNITDQQKEEIRKHVHDSYPNKPTNMSKPREEY, encoded by the coding sequence ATGAAAGTAAATGTATTGGAGTGCTTAAAGAATAGTAATGAGCGCATTGATAGCAATAAAACTCTGGCCTTTTTTGGTGCGATTATCGGGGCTATCGTTCTCATTATCTTAGCAATCAAAGGACATCCTGGCATTGAATGGCTCTTTGGAACATTCCTTTTAGCTACATTGGGGCAATTACCTAGTAAGGGATTGAACGAATTAGGCAGATTGAAGGTTGAAAGATCAAACCCTCAAACCTTTAGGTTAGAAGGCAATATTACGGATCAACAAAAAGAAGAGATTCGTAAGCATGTCCATGATTCATATCCCAATAAACCCACCAATATGAGTAAACCCCGTGAAGAATATTAA